From Onychostoma macrolepis isolate SWU-2019 chromosome 19, ASM1243209v1, whole genome shotgun sequence, a single genomic window includes:
- the si:ch211-191i18.4 gene encoding cocaine- and amphetamine-regulated transcript protein — MSNLSILLVALHCTVYIYSKISGVDSRPPDYEPTGPFTDDATEATRAVSEYKENLQRQVVPILKRKFNRLPGVCRRLKRRRITILCNTAKFCSAMTRSQHGHICSCPKGSKCTHFFLWSL; from the exons atgtcAAATTTATCTATACTTCTCGTAGCGCTTCACTGTACTGTATACATTTATTCTAAAATCAGCGGCGTGGATTCAAGACCGCCAGACTACGAACCGACCGGACCGTTCACCGACGACGCCACAGAAGCG ACAAGAGCTGTGAGCGAATATAAAGAAAACCTTCAAAGACAAGTCGTGCCCATTTTGAAGAGAAAGTTCAACCGTCTTCCAGGCGTATGCAGACGTCTGAAAAGGAGGAGGATAACCATTCTG TGTAACACAGCAAAGTTCTGTTCTGCGATGACACGTTCTCAGCATGGCCACATCTGCTCCTGTCCAAAAGGATCAAAGTGCACTCATTTCTTTTTATGGAGTTTGTGa